The Verrucomicrobiota bacterium genome includes the window GATTGAAGTAATCCTCACTCACAACATTGTGGGCCTCGGCGCCGAATCCGACCAGGTCAAAGTCGCCGCCGGGTACGCCCGAAATTTCCTTTATCCCAAGGGCTATGCCATCCCGCTCAGCGCGGGGAACAAGCGCCGGCTCGAATCCCTGCAACGCCGCCGGGCCGAACGCGAAGCGCATGAGCTGAACACCATGACCGAGCTGTCCAAGAGCCTCGGCAAGTTGCTGTGCGTGCTCCAGGTCAAGACTGGCGACGACGGCAAGATGTTCGGCACCGTCACCAGTGGCGCCATCGCCGACGCCTTGAAAACCCAGTTCGCCATCGAATTGGACAAGCGGAAAATCCACTTGGAAAAGGCGATTCGCGCCTTGGGCGAATACGAAGTCGAGATGCGCTTGCACCCACAGGTGCCATGTACGCTCAAGTTGCGCGTCGAAAGCACCACGCCCGCGCCGGATTTGACCGCTGTGGTCGAAGC containing:
- the rplI gene encoding 50S ribosomal protein L9, whose amino-acid sequence is MAKIEVILTHNIVGLGAESDQVKVAAGYARNFLYPKGYAIPLSAGNKRRLESLQRRRAEREAHELNTMTELSKSLGKLLCVLQVKTGDDGKMFGTVTSGAIADALKTQFAIELDKRKIHLEKAIRALGEYEVEMRLHPQVPCTLKLRVESTTPAPDLTAVVEAAKEGKDVKTEKGDKAERPERKTARPARAEKPEKKDKAEKA